Part of the Novipirellula artificiosorum genome, CGGGCGGGAATTGGCTCAATACGACTGAACCGAGAAAACCGGCAGCGGCTAACCCTGCAACGGGTGTAAAGAGCCCAAGTAACAGGCATAAACCAACGGCAATGTCAAAATAGGGCAAGATCACGTCAATGATACTGGTGTCCATCAACGCGCTCAGCGGCTTCCTTAGATGATAAGCCCCATGCGTCTCCATTTGTTCACGGCTGGCGACCGAGTTCTGAGCGATGATGTAGTTTTTCCATACCGTGTCCACTTGCTTCAAAGTGGGCGCAGCTTTGCCCTTCCATTCCTTGCGAATGGTTTCTCGCTGGCCCCCGAGGCTGGCAACCCCGTCTCGAGTCGGGTCTTGGTCCAGCTTCTCCATCCGAGCTTTGCCCAACTGATATTCTTCCAGATCCGTCGCGTTCTCCTCCAGCACCGATTCGTACTGGATCACCGATTTTGCATAGTTTTCCTGAGCTTGTTGTCGCTGCTCGTCGTCAAATCCAAAATGATCGGCCACTCGATCGCGGTCCGTCGCCCACTGCAACATGATCGCGTCTTTGTCGAGCCGGATCGAACCGTCATGGTCCCAGACCATGCCACGAAATTCTTCCGCAAACGGCCCCTTGGCATTCACGAAAAACGGAGCGGCGGTCCAATTGCCGGCAGCGTATTTTTCGATGCCTTCCGTATAGAAATGCCATCCGATGGTCAGCCGAAGCAACACCAACATGGTCGCTCCGATGATGCTCAGCAGTCTCGGAGAAAGCTCCCAACCCACGGCCAAACGCAGCGGCACCAATAATTGCTTTCTCACGGAATGCAGACTCCTAGTCAGGGGGATCAATAGCGGGAAGCAGCTTTTTAGCAGGCTGCTAACAAAGGCAAGGTGGGAAGGAACGCGATTGCCGCCTGAAGCTGCCTTCAACGTTTTACTGGAGCCCATTATGGCAGCTCGCGTCATTAACGCCAAGGAGAAGCCTGGCAAATTTCCCAACTCCACCGCTGCGGCAAATCGTCCCGAAAACCGCTTGCCGAGAAGAAGAAAAGAGTCTCAATGCGCGACGGGTCGATCCGCAGAACATTTTTAGAGATTCGACTGTCAAGTCACTGACCTGTCGAGGTCGGATCGTTAGGCTAAGGAGGTTCTTGGCCGATCGATCCCCGCTTGAACCTCGTCCCTTGAATGGATGTCCCTTGAATGGATCCTGAACTGAGAGAGTTTGCATGAACGCACCGCTGGCCCAACCGACGACGGACTGCTCGCAATCCCCCCCCAAGCCATTTGCCCATCTGCATTGCCACAGCCATTACAGCCTGCTCGATGGCGCGGGCGACATCGGAAAGCTGGTCAATCGCTGTGTCAGCCACGGCATGAATGCGATGGCACTGACCGACCACGG contains:
- a CDS encoding DoxX family protein → MRKQLLVPLRLAVGWELSPRLLSIIGATMLVLLRLTIGWHFYTEGIEKYAAGNWTAAPFFVNAKGPFAEEFRGMVWDHDGSIRLDKDAIMLQWATDRDRVADHFGFDDEQRQQAQENYAKSVIQYESVLEENATDLEEYQLGKARMEKLDQDPTRDGVASLGGQRETIRKEWKGKAAPTLKQVDTVWKNYIIAQNSVASREQMETHGAYHLRKPLSALMDTSIIDVILPYFDIAVGLCLLLGLFTPVAGLAAAGFLGSVVLSQFPPATGPTSSIYQLIEAMGCLVLAGTGAGRFAGLDYFLHLIVRKVWGTPSDDEV